TTTTCAAGTAATGCTAAATTGTCTGATTTTTCcttgatatttttaattaggAAATCTAAAGGTGCTATAAGTGGATTGTTCTATGTTCATCAGCACAAACCTTCTTTCTGTGAATTGTTCATTATTTGTGGGGGGAAGCAAATTTTCCTGAGTGGAAAAAATGATGAGAAAATCATGGAGGATGATCAAGGAGTCATGGTTGCAAGAATAAGAGATAAGATAACCTTCAAAGATTGGTTAGATAAATGGTTCCATGACAAAACCAACGATTCTCTAGATAAAAGTGAATCACTTTCCTCAAGCAATTTGGAGTCCCCAGTGAACAGAAACCGGTGGGAATTTTACCTGCAGgaaattgaaaattattatcAAGAATTGTTATCTTCAAAGTTGGAGGAAGGAAACTGCGGGCTAGATAATGACGAGTCACAGATTGGTCCAAATGAGCCACATGTTACTGAACACAACAATTATAATAAGGTAACTTTACAACAACGACAGATATTTTTCCTGAAATATGTGTGTGGCCTTGATTAATGCTAATATTTATCTTCTTTGTTCGCTTTCGTTTTGTTTCTTCTAGGGAGTTGTTAGCTGATTGGTTCACTTTTGCATATATGTGCATATAATGTGATTTGTTTTCGTTGTACAATATTGAAAAAGAAGGAGCCTGTTTGTGAAAGTTAAAATACCCATCTTTCTTAAGAAAACTCTCACTTTGACTCTTGTTAACATTTGATATGTATGTTGAAACAAATTGATGAACGTTGGTATTTGTGCTAATATCTTGTGTTTAGTTTTCAAGATATGGAACCAATTTTCAACTCTGAATCTTGTCCTAACTCTATGATTTGGTTTGTGTAAACATTGAAAATATAATCATTTACTTTATGGATGTCCTTGTTCCCTTTTGAATGCACGTGGTGTTGTAAAAAATAATGGCTAACATTGTACCCTAATCAGAGTGGTGCAGAGAAAATTGAGATTCTGAAAAGTAAGCTGAATGAAGCTCAGAAGACGATCCTATTGAAGAGGAAAGAGGCGAAAGATAGTAAAGAGAGGCACGCAAAAGCTGAATGGGCAATTTGTTTATGCAACAGTCGAGTAATACTCTGTTATACTCAATAGTTCTTAAACTACCCATTTTATTAAGATTGgaattttgtttgaatttatATTGATATATGGATTAAAGAAAAGATTAAACATGAATGCATGTAATGTTATAGTTTGTAGGGATTTGTTTATCTGTTTGTTGTTCTTGCATGTGAGATTCACGTAAATTGTAATGGTTAGGCTGAAGAAGTGGAAGGTCGAATTCGAGAAGAGGTGAGTGCTAAGGAGGAGCTACGGAAGGAATGGGAAGCGGAGAGAGAGCAGACGGAGGAGATGAGAATGGAGGTGGAAGAGAGGAGGAGGAGGCTCAGTTCCCTGACGGAGGTGCAATCGGAGCTCTCCAACAGGCTTCAAATATGGACGCTAAGCAAGACGCGAGCGGAGACGCAGCTCGAGAGGGCGGTAGGGGAGAGAAGGGAGATGGTGAGGGAGATCGAGGAGCTCAGGCGCCAGAGAGACGTGCTCAACCGAAGGATCGAGTTCTGCAAGCAGAAGGACGCCATTGGAATGGCCGCTAGGCTCGCCGACACGTGCTGCACCTTCCGCGAGTACACGGCGGAGGAGGTCCGCTTGGCCACCGACAACTTCTCCGAGAGGCTGAGGTTGAAGTCCGGCGGAGATTGGAGCAATGTGTACCGAGGACGCTTCAACCACTCCACCGTTGCCATCAAGATGCTCCCTTCTTTCTCCCTCCAACATTTCCAATCCAAGGTGCACGTTTTTTGCTAGATTCAATTCTTATACAATTCATTCAAATTCCACGTTCAAAGCTAAAACTATATAAATAACTggttctgtttttaattttcatacatGTGATTTTAGAAATCAGAATCGATTATAGGATATTAGAAACAAAAGTTAATGCACATAGAATACCAATTTAGACTACATTTTCAGGTGAGGGTTCTTGGTGATATTAGGCATCCTCATTTGATTGCTATGGTGGGGTTTTGCTCCGAGCCCAAGTGCATAGTTTTGGAATACATGCGCAACGGAAGCTTAACAGACATGCTGTTTTCTAGGAGAAAAAACCGCGGTCTAAGATGGCACGACCGAATACGAATTGCCTTAGAAGTTTGTTCGGGCCTGGGCTTTCTCAATGCAGCGGAGCCAAGGCCTGTTATTCACTGCCATTTGACCCCACCCAAAGTACTCCTAGACCGCAATTTGGTTGCAAAGATCACGGGCATTGGGCTCCATGATTGCCGTGACGAACAGTGTAACGTTGAGTCAGATTTGCGGGCTATGGGGGTTTTGTTAATGCATCTTTTGACAGGAAGAAATTGGGCCGGGCTCGTTGAGgaggtgatgacagtggatatgggTAGAGAGGCTTTGTGTAGCGTTCTAGATGAGATGGCTGGGCAATGGCCACCAGATCTAGCAAAAGAACTTGCAGGCCTGGCTTTTAGGTGCATGTCCACCAAAAGCAAACCCAACTCAGAACTGAGCATTG
The sequence above is a segment of the Phaseolus vulgaris cultivar G19833 chromosome 2, P. vulgaris v2.0, whole genome shotgun sequence genome. Coding sequences within it:
- the LOC137811313 gene encoding putative U-box domain-containing protein 50, producing the protein MDAIQTEKVYVAVGNDAQDGFKTLNWALKKWNSHPISVVILHVTHSTPMDCVYTPFGKLPARSVSEEKLQILRKDEQEKINKLLSKYVAFCGKVPADILEVEKSDEPLQKRVIDLIFGLGITKLVMGFSFMKPSMKSKGAISGLFYVHQHKPSFCELFIICGGKQIFLSGKNDEKIMEDDQGVMVARIRDKITFKDWLDKWFHDKTNDSLDKSESLSSSNLESPVNRNRWEFYLQEIENYYQELLSSKLEEGNCGLDNDESQIGPNEPHVTEHNNYNKSGAEKIEILKSKLNEAQKTILLKRKEAKDSKERHAKAEWAICLCNSRAEEVEGRIREEVSAKEELRKEWEAEREQTEEMRMEVEERRRRLSSLTEVQSELSNRLQIWTLSKTRAETQLERAVGERREMVREIEELRRQRDVLNRRIEFCKQKDAIGMAARLADTCCTFREYTAEEVRLATDNFSERLRLKSGGDWSNVYRGRFNHSTVAIKMLPSFSLQHFQSKVRVLGDIRHPHLIAMVGFCSEPKCIVLEYMRNGSLTDMLFSRRKNRGLRWHDRIRIALEVCSGLGFLNAAEPRPVIHCHLTPPKVLLDRNLVAKITGIGLHDCRDEQCNVESDLRAMGVLLMHLLTGRNWAGLVEEVMTVDMGREALCSVLDEMAGQWPPDLAKELAGLAFRCMSTKSKPNSELSIAKVLEELNEIRRKGDEIVGREGRKAIIGGCIDREGSSDVPSVFLCPILQEVMKSPHLAADGFSYELEAIDHWLQSGRDTSPMTNLRLKHTFLTPNHTLRSLIEDWQTNKSPKLTH